From one Amphiura filiformis chromosome 13, Afil_fr2py, whole genome shotgun sequence genomic stretch:
- the LOC140168301 gene encoding echinoidin-like codes for MFLRFPAVLLVNILFLNGTFIIFAEEVTGAGQCCHKCPPFWTHFQNSCYRFFGTVKNWVEAEGYCNLFYGDTHEGHLVSIHNLAESNFVYALWHYSLINSSQLQCTVNTTESDIIASPLQSILIGAHDIGHEKKFTWTDGTPFDYNEWGPGEPSNSHNVGSEDCTHFVDADAPHAWKPWNDLPCDYVIRYPFICKIRLD; via the exons ATGTTCCTCAGATTCCCAGCTGTACTCCTTGTGAACATCTTGTTCCTCAATGGCACCTTCATAATCTTCGCTGAAGAGGTGACCGGTGCCG GTCAATGTTGTCACAAATGCCCGCCATTTTGGACCCATTTCCAAAACAGCTGCTACCGTTTCTTTGGTACTGTCAAGAATTGGGTAGAAGCTGAGGGATATTGTAATTTATTCTACGGCGACACACATGAAGGACACTTAGTATCCATCCATAATTTAGCAGAGTCTAATTTTGTCTACGCACTCTGGCATTACTCCCTAATTAACTCTTCTCAATTGCAATGCACTGTAAACACAACCGAGTCGGATATCATCGCCTCTCCATTGCAGTCCATCTTGATTGGTGCGCATGACATAGGCCACGAAAAGAAGTTTACCTGGACGGATGGTACTCCCTTTGATTACAACGAATGGGGCCCAGGCGAGCCTTCAAATTCCCATAATGTAGGATCAGAAGATTGTACCCACTTCGTAGATGCAGATGCCCCTCATGCGTGGAAACCGTGGAATGATCTTCCATGTGACTACGTAATTCGTTACCCTTTCATTTGCAAGATTAGGCTGGACTGA